One stretch of Cedecea neteri DNA includes these proteins:
- a CDS encoding AAA family ATPase, with the protein MSTFPDKPTLHLLCGKIAAGKSTLSAKLMAAPSTILVSEDSWLAALYGEQMQSVADYVACSGKLKNALTPHLVSLLRSGLSVVLDFPANTLANRQWMKTLIDQAGVDNRLHYLDVPDDVCRERLRARNSSGTHDFAATDAQFDLITRYFVAPDESEGFTIIRYA; encoded by the coding sequence ATGTCGACTTTCCCCGATAAACCCACTCTTCACCTGCTTTGCGGCAAAATCGCCGCCGGTAAATCCACGCTAAGCGCAAAGCTTATGGCAGCGCCCAGCACCATTCTGGTCAGTGAAGACAGCTGGCTTGCCGCGCTTTATGGCGAGCAGATGCAGAGCGTGGCGGACTACGTGGCGTGCTCCGGCAAGCTGAAAAACGCGCTGACGCCGCATCTCGTTTCCCTGTTGAGGAGCGGGCTGTCGGTGGTGCTCGATTTCCCAGCCAATACGCTGGCAAACCGGCAGTGGATGAAAACGCTGATTGACCAGGCTGGGGTGGATAACCGCCTGCACTATCTGGACGTGCCTGATGACGTTTGTCGGGAGAGATTGCGCGCCCGCAACAGCAGCGGAACTCACGATTTTGCCGCTACGGACGCGCAGTTTGATTTGATTACCCGCTACTTCGTTGCGCCGGATGAAAGCGAAGGTTTTACGATAATCCGCTATGCATAA
- a CDS encoding choline transporter, with the protein MTKPVTAPETSEKDKINPVVFYTSAGLILCFSLMTIFYSDFSANLISHTLNWVSSRFGWYYLLAATLYIVFVVFIACSRFGSIKLGPEQSKPEFSVLSWAAMLFAAGIGIDLMFFSVAEPVTQYMQPPEGAGQTIEAARQAMVWTLFHYGLTGWSMYALMGIALGYFSYRYNLPLTIRSALYPIFGKKINGPIGHTVDIAAVIGTIFGIATTLGIGVVQLNYGLNVLFDIPDSLGAKAALIVLSVVIATISVTSGVDKGIRILSELNVALALGLILFVLFMGNTEFLLNALVLNVGDYINRFMGMTLNSFAFDRPVEWMNNWTLFFWAWWVAWSPFVGLFLARISRGRTIREFVLGTLIIPFTFTLLWLSVFGNSALYEIIHGDGTFAQEAMAHPERGFYSLLAQYPGFTFSASVATITGLLFYVTSADSGALVLGNFTSKLKDINSDAPNWLRIFWSIAIGLLTMGMLMTNGISALQNMTVIMGLPFSFVIFFVMAGLYKSLKIEDYRRVSASRDTAPYMMTAQDRLGWKKRLSRLMNYPGTRYTQKMMDTVCYPAMEEVSQELELRGAKVELSVEPPLPDEKLGHLELRVHMGDEQNFVYQIWPQKYSVPGFTYRARSGKSTYYRLETFLLEGSQGNDLMDYSKEQVIIDILDQYERHLNFIHLHREAPGNSITFPNV; encoded by the coding sequence ATGACGAAGCCCGTTACTGCCCCTGAAACCAGCGAAAAAGACAAAATCAACCCGGTGGTGTTCTACACGTCCGCCGGGCTGATTTTGTGCTTTTCCCTGATGACCATTTTCTACAGCGATTTCTCCGCAAATCTGATTAGCCACACCCTGAACTGGGTCTCTTCCCGTTTCGGCTGGTATTACCTGCTCGCCGCCACGCTCTATATCGTTTTTGTGGTGTTTATCGCCTGCTCCCGTTTCGGCTCCATCAAGCTCGGGCCGGAACAATCCAAGCCCGAATTTAGCGTACTGAGCTGGGCGGCTATGCTGTTTGCCGCCGGGATAGGCATCGACCTGATGTTCTTTTCCGTTGCCGAGCCGGTGACGCAGTATATGCAGCCGCCGGAAGGTGCCGGGCAAACCATCGAGGCCGCGCGCCAGGCGATGGTCTGGACGCTGTTCCACTACGGGCTAACCGGCTGGTCGATGTATGCGCTGATGGGCATCGCGCTGGGCTACTTCAGCTATCGCTATAACCTGCCGCTGACGATTCGCTCGGCGCTGTACCCCATTTTCGGCAAGAAAATTAACGGCCCGATCGGCCACACGGTGGATATCGCGGCGGTGATTGGTACGATTTTCGGTATCGCCACTACGCTTGGGATTGGCGTTGTGCAGCTGAACTACGGGCTGAACGTGCTGTTTGATATCCCGGATAGCCTGGGTGCCAAAGCGGCATTGATCGTGCTGTCGGTGGTTATCGCCACTATTTCGGTGACCTCCGGCGTCGATAAAGGCATTCGAATCCTTTCCGAGCTGAACGTGGCGTTAGCGCTGGGGTTAATCCTGTTCGTGCTGTTTATGGGCAACACCGAATTCCTGCTCAACGCGCTGGTGCTGAACGTGGGCGATTACATCAACCGCTTTATGGGCATGACATTAAACAGCTTTGCGTTTGACCGCCCGGTGGAATGGATGAACAACTGGACCCTGTTCTTCTGGGCCTGGTGGGTGGCGTGGTCGCCGTTTGTCGGCCTGTTCCTCGCCCGAATCTCCCGTGGCCGCACCATTCGTGAGTTTGTGCTCGGCACGCTGATTATTCCTTTCACCTTTACCCTGCTGTGGCTTTCAGTGTTCGGCAACAGCGCGCTCTACGAAATTATTCACGGCGACGGCACCTTTGCTCAGGAAGCGATGGCCCACCCGGAACGCGGCTTCTACAGCCTGCTGGCGCAGTATCCCGGCTTTACCTTTAGCGCATCCGTAGCGACGATTACCGGGCTGCTGTTCTACGTCACTTCGGCGGACTCCGGCGCGCTGGTGCTGGGGAACTTCACCTCTAAGCTGAAGGATATCAACAGCGATGCGCCCAACTGGCTGCGCATTTTCTGGTCCATTGCTATTGGCCTGCTGACCATGGGGATGCTGATGACCAACGGTATTTCCGCGCTGCAGAACATGACGGTGATTATGGGGCTGCCGTTCAGCTTCGTGATCTTCTTCGTGATGGCCGGATTGTATAAATCCCTGAAGATAGAGGATTACCGCCGCGTCAGCGCCAGCCGCGACACCGCGCCGTACATGATGACCGCGCAGGACCGCCTCGGCTGGAAAAAACGCCTGTCCCGGCTGATGAACTACCCCGGCACGCGCTATACCCAGAAGATGATGGACACCGTTTGCTACCCGGCAATGGAAGAGGTTTCTCAGGAGCTGGAGCTGCGTGGTGCGAAGGTCGAGCTTTCCGTCGAGCCGCCGCTGCCGGATGAAAAACTGGGGCACCTGGAGCTGCGGGTACATATGGGCGACGAGCAAAACTTCGTCTACCAGATCTGGCCGCAGAAATACTCGGTGCCGGGCTTTACCTACCGCGCCCGCAGCGGTAAATCAACCTATTACCGGCTGGAAACCTTCCTGCTGGAGGGCAGCCAGGGCAATGACCTGATGGATTACAGCAAAGAACAGGTGATCATCGACATTCTCGACCAGTACGAACGCCACCTGAACTTTATCCATCTGCACCGTGAAGCGCCGGGCAACAGCATTACGTTCCCGAACGTGTAG
- a CDS encoding HD domain-containing protein, whose product MSLKINGIAIPDSKMAREATQLVRDTESDLLFHHSSRVYYWAALAGQRRELKVDHELLYIGCMFHDMGLTHEHCSCDKRFEVDGAFAAQDFMRQYGVNQADIDKVWTAIALHTTPGIPEFMAPEIALVTAGVEMDVLGIDYDKFSDEQREQVVKQHPRPAAFKEEIIQAFYDGINNKPATTFGNVKADVIQDKEPGFEPLNFCSIIRASRWAG is encoded by the coding sequence ATGAGCTTAAAAATTAACGGCATTGCCATTCCGGACAGCAAAATGGCCCGTGAAGCCACGCAGCTGGTACGTGATACCGAATCAGATTTGCTGTTCCACCACTCCAGCCGGGTTTATTACTGGGCCGCGCTGGCCGGGCAACGCCGTGAACTGAAGGTTGACCACGAGCTGCTGTACATCGGCTGCATGTTCCACGACATGGGGCTGACCCACGAACACTGCAGCTGCGACAAGCGCTTTGAAGTGGACGGCGCGTTTGCCGCGCAGGATTTTATGCGCCAGTACGGCGTCAATCAGGCCGATATCGACAAAGTGTGGACGGCGATTGCGCTGCATACCACGCCGGGAATCCCGGAATTTATGGCCCCGGAAATTGCGCTGGTGACGGCAGGCGTAGAAATGGATGTGCTGGGGATTGATTACGATAAATTCAGCGACGAACAGCGCGAGCAGGTGGTGAAGCAGCACCCTCGCCCGGCGGCATTTAAAGAAGAGATTATTCAGGCATTTTACGACGGGATTAATAACAAACCGGCCACCACGTTTGGCAACGTGAAGGCCGATGTCATTCAGGATAAAGAACCTGGGTTCGAACCGCTGAACTTCTGCAGCATTATTCGTGCTTCCCGCTGGGCTGGTTAA
- the betA gene encoding choline dehydrogenase, whose product MEFDYIIIGAGSAGNVLAARLTEDPDTTVLLLEAGGPDYRFDFRTQMPAALAFPLQGKRYNWAYETEPEPFMNNRRMECGRGKGLGGSSLINGMCYIRGNAMDLDNWASMPGLENWSYLDCLPYYRKAETRDIGPNDYHGGEGPVSVTTPKQGNNPLFHAMIEAGVEAGYPRTDDLNGYQQEGFGPMDRTVTPKGRRASTARGYLDEAKKRENLTIVTHATTDRIIFDNLRAVGVEYLVNDSPVHSVAKARKEVLLSAGAIASPQILQRSGVGDAEFLASLEIPVVHDLPGVGENLQDHLEMYLQYECKEPVSLYPALQWYNQPKIGAEWLFNGTGVGASNQFEAGGFIRSREEFSWPNIQYHFLPVAINYNGSNAVKEHGFQCHVGSMRSPSRGRVKLKSRDPHEHPGILFNYMSHEQDWQEFRDAIRITREIMQQPALDKYRGREISPGLDCQTDEQLDEFVRNHAETAFHPCGSCKMGHDEMAVVDEQGRVHGLQGLRVVDASIMPQIITGNLNATTIMIGEKIADAIRGKAALPRSTASYYKAEQAPVRKEPVRKIQ is encoded by the coding sequence ATGGAATTTGATTACATCATTATTGGAGCGGGTTCCGCAGGTAATGTTTTAGCTGCACGTTTAACGGAAGATCCCGACACCACCGTCCTGCTGCTTGAGGCCGGCGGCCCGGATTACCGCTTTGATTTTCGCACTCAAATGCCTGCGGCGCTGGCATTTCCGCTGCAGGGTAAGCGCTATAACTGGGCGTATGAAACCGAGCCGGAGCCGTTTATGAATAACCGCCGCATGGAGTGCGGGCGCGGCAAAGGGCTGGGCGGCTCATCCCTGATTAACGGCATGTGCTACATCCGTGGCAACGCGATGGATCTCGACAACTGGGCGTCGATGCCGGGGCTGGAGAACTGGAGCTATCTGGACTGCCTGCCGTACTACCGTAAAGCGGAAACCCGCGATATCGGGCCGAACGATTACCACGGCGGCGAAGGCCCTGTGTCCGTCACCACGCCTAAGCAGGGTAACAATCCGCTGTTTCACGCGATGATCGAGGCGGGCGTCGAGGCGGGCTATCCGCGTACCGACGATCTGAACGGTTACCAGCAGGAAGGCTTCGGGCCGATGGACCGCACCGTGACGCCAAAAGGCCGCCGCGCCAGCACCGCCCGTGGCTATCTCGATGAGGCAAAGAAGCGTGAAAACCTGACCATCGTGACGCATGCCACCACCGACCGCATCATCTTTGATAATTTGCGCGCGGTTGGCGTGGAATATCTGGTGAACGACAGCCCCGTGCATTCCGTGGCGAAAGCACGTAAAGAAGTTCTGCTGAGCGCAGGCGCGATTGCTTCGCCGCAGATCCTGCAGCGTTCCGGGGTAGGTGATGCCGAATTCCTGGCAAGCCTGGAAATCCCAGTGGTTCACGACTTACCGGGCGTAGGCGAGAACCTTCAGGATCACCTGGAAATGTACCTGCAGTACGAATGCAAAGAGCCGGTGTCGCTTTACCCGGCGCTGCAATGGTACAACCAGCCCAAAATCGGCGCGGAGTGGCTGTTTAACGGCACCGGCGTTGGCGCGAGTAACCAGTTTGAAGCGGGCGGGTTTATCCGCAGCCGCGAAGAGTTCAGCTGGCCGAACATTCAGTACCACTTCCTGCCGGTGGCGATTAACTACAACGGCTCGAACGCGGTGAAAGAGCACGGCTTCCAGTGCCACGTGGGGTCTATGCGTTCCCCAAGCCGGGGCCGCGTGAAGCTGAAATCGCGCGATCCGCACGAGCACCCAGGCATTCTGTTCAACTACATGTCTCACGAACAGGACTGGCAGGAGTTCCGCGACGCCATTCGTATTACCCGCGAGATCATGCAGCAGCCTGCGCTGGATAAATACCGTGGGCGCGAAATCAGTCCGGGTCTTGACTGTCAGACGGACGAACAGCTGGATGAGTTTGTGCGTAACCATGCGGAAACCGCGTTCCACCCGTGCGGCAGCTGTAAAATGGGCCACGACGAAATGGCCGTGGTGGACGAGCAGGGCCGGGTTCACGGCCTGCAGGGGCTGCGTGTGGTCGATGCTTCCATCATGCCGCAAATCATCACCGGCAACCTGAACGCCACCACCATTATGATTGGCGAAAAAATTGCCGATGCTATTCGCGGCAAGGCCGCGCTGCCGCGCAGCACCGCCAGCTATTACAAAGCGGAACAGGCACCGGTGAGAAAAGAGCCGGTTCGCAAAATTCAGTAA
- the pptA gene encoding tautomerase PptA: MPHIEIKCFPRDLTEEQKQAVASEMCDVLKKHFGSKDESLSVALKMIEQSRWKEEVWDTQIAPEMDALLKKPGYSL; this comes from the coding sequence GTGCCGCATATCGAAATCAAATGTTTCCCACGTGACCTTACCGAAGAGCAAAAGCAGGCCGTTGCCAGCGAAATGTGTGACGTGCTGAAAAAGCACTTCGGCTCGAAGGACGAATCGCTGTCCGTGGCGCTAAAGATGATTGAACAGTCGCGCTGGAAAGAAGAAGTCTGGGACACCCAGATCGCGCCCGAGATGGACGCGCTGCTTAAGAAGCCGGGCTACAGTCTGTAA
- a CDS encoding GlxA family transcriptional regulator, translating to MAHQILILAVPGVQLLDVSGPLDVFAEANRVLHREVYQSRIIALEAATVVASSGVKMLADDVLETAVSGRETTFLVAGAPDAADRTLSDKQRQIMTGLCEQSRRFGSVCTGALLLAQTGLLSGKKVTTHWSASSLLAARYPDTDVTADALYVMDGPLRTAAGVTSGLDLALRLVEEDLGREVAQEVAARLVMFFKRPVNQNHFIREQKTSLSGRSALQDLQRWTIANIAEVTTVRQMAAHIHLSVRHLTRLFHHELQVTPGDWLEAEKVAKARQLLESGKLPVKAIPAASGFSGVDTLRRAFVRRMGITPAAYKRIC from the coding sequence ATGGCGCATCAAATCCTGATCCTGGCGGTGCCCGGCGTACAGCTGCTGGATGTATCAGGTCCGCTGGACGTATTTGCCGAGGCAAATCGCGTGCTGCATCGCGAGGTTTACCAATCCCGCATTATTGCGCTGGAAGCAGCGACAGTTGTGGCTTCTTCCGGCGTCAAAATGCTGGCTGATGATGTGCTTGAAACGGCGGTTAGCGGCCGGGAAACTACATTTTTGGTCGCCGGTGCGCCGGATGCGGCAGACAGAACGCTTAGCGATAAACAGCGCCAGATAATGACCGGACTTTGCGAGCAGAGCCGCCGTTTTGGCTCCGTCTGCACCGGCGCGCTTTTGCTGGCGCAAACAGGATTGTTAAGCGGCAAGAAGGTGACCACCCACTGGTCGGCTTCATCGCTTTTAGCGGCCCGCTATCCAGACACCGATGTTACCGCCGATGCGCTGTACGTCATGGACGGTCCGCTACGCACGGCAGCGGGCGTGACCTCTGGGTTAGACCTTGCCCTGCGGCTGGTGGAGGAGGATCTTGGCCGGGAAGTGGCGCAGGAGGTTGCCGCCAGGCTGGTGATGTTCTTTAAGCGGCCAGTGAACCAAAACCACTTTATCCGCGAGCAAAAAACTTCGCTCAGCGGGCGCAGCGCGCTGCAGGATCTCCAGCGCTGGACAATCGCCAACATAGCGGAGGTGACCACCGTACGGCAAATGGCGGCGCATATACACCTCAGCGTGCGGCATCTAACGCGCCTGTTTCATCACGAACTGCAGGTCACGCCGGGAGACTGGCTGGAAGCGGAGAAGGTGGCGAAGGCAAGACAGTTGCTGGAGTCCGGCAAGCTGCCGGTGAAGGCGATCCCCGCCGCCAGCGGGTTTTCTGGGGTAGATACGCTGCGGCGGGCTTTTGTGCGCCGGATGGGCATCACGCCCGCCGCGTATAAGAGGATTTGTTAG
- a CDS encoding ABC transporter substrate-binding protein: MRKSLLLAALLALSAGSQAKTITDILQRKVEVPDNPRRLVVGESRMIYTLALVEDGNPAKRVVGWPADLQRLDPQTWNRYTAAFPEIANIPIIGNNNFSQISVEKVIALHPDLVILPIYAKKESNHDSFLNQLTQAHIPVIYVDFRVDQLNNTVPSLRILGEALNDQPKTEKFIAFYRQHMEKIAQRLADAKPVKPTVMLQLHLGDKSDCCTTVGRGNLADLLAFAGGDNIAASRFPGVYGKISPEALLTVNPDIYIATGSAGPDQKGRLQLGSEVSAAQAQQSFAQVLGQQKVVSNLNAVHSGKALAIWHNFYLSPWHLLDVEFFAKTFHPQLFEDMDPQQTLDEMNQQFLTVKEAGTYWTKLK, from the coding sequence ATGAGAAAGTCGCTGTTACTGGCGGCCCTGCTGGCGCTCAGCGCCGGCAGTCAGGCCAAAACGATTACCGATATCCTGCAGCGTAAGGTTGAGGTGCCGGATAACCCGCGGCGCCTTGTCGTTGGCGAAAGCCGGATGATCTACACCCTTGCGCTGGTAGAAGACGGTAACCCGGCGAAGCGCGTAGTCGGCTGGCCTGCGGATCTACAGCGTCTGGACCCGCAGACCTGGAACCGCTACACCGCGGCCTTCCCGGAGATCGCCAATATCCCGATTATCGGCAACAACAACTTCTCGCAGATAAGCGTCGAGAAAGTTATCGCCCTGCACCCGGACCTGGTGATTTTGCCGATCTACGCCAAAAAAGAGAGCAATCATGACAGCTTTCTAAACCAGCTAACGCAGGCGCATATCCCGGTTATCTATGTCGATTTCCGCGTCGATCAGCTGAATAACACCGTCCCGAGCCTGCGTATTCTTGGCGAAGCGCTCAACGACCAGCCGAAAACGGAGAAGTTTATCGCCTTTTATCGGCAGCATATGGAGAAGATTGCCCAACGCTTAGCTGACGCCAAACCCGTTAAGCCCACGGTAATGCTGCAGCTGCATTTGGGTGATAAAAGCGACTGCTGTACCACCGTCGGGCGTGGAAATCTTGCCGATCTGCTGGCCTTTGCTGGAGGGGATAATATTGCCGCGAGCCGCTTCCCCGGCGTTTACGGCAAAATTTCCCCAGAGGCGCTGCTGACGGTTAACCCGGATATTTACATTGCGACCGGCAGCGCCGGGCCGGATCAAAAAGGCAGGCTACAGCTTGGCTCCGAGGTTTCGGCGGCTCAGGCTCAGCAAAGTTTCGCGCAAGTTCTTGGGCAGCAGAAAGTGGTTTCCAACCTGAACGCGGTTCACAGCGGTAAAGCGCTGGCGATATGGCACAATTTTTATCTCTCGCCGTGGCACCTGCTGGACGTTGAGTTCTTTGCCAAAACCTTCCACCCTCAGCTGTTTGAGGATATGGATCCGCAGCAAACGCTGGATGAAATGAACCAGCAGTTCCTGACGGTGAAGGAAGCGGGAACTTACTGGACGAAGCTGAAGTAA
- the betB gene encoding betaine-aldehyde dehydrogenase, translated as MSRFGEQQLYIDGGYVAAQSGKTFDTINPANGEVLAVVQAAGREDVERAVAAAKKGQKIWAAKTPVERARILRRAVDILRERNDELAELETLDTGKAFSETSSVDIVTGADVLEYYAGLTTTLEGQQIPLRDSSFVYTRREPLGVVAGIGAWNYPIQIALWKSAPALAAGNAMIFKPSEVTPLTTLKLAEIYTEAGVPAGVFNVLPGLGAETGQLLTEHPGIAKVSFTGGVVSGKKVMANAAGSTLKQVTMELGGKSPLVIFDDADLNRAADIAMMANFYSSGQVCTNGTRVFIPAALKAEFEQKIIERVGCVRAGDVMDPQTNFGPLVSFPHRENVLRYIESGREEGATLLCGGDKLRGGDFDNGAWVAPTVFTDCRDEMKIVREEIFGPVMSILSYETEEEVIRRANDTDYGLAAGVVTNDLTRAHRVIHQLEAGICWINTWGESAAEMPVGGYKHSGIGRENGLMTLQSYTQVKSIQLEMGTWQSIF; from the coding sequence ATGTCCCGATTTGGTGAACAACAGCTTTATATCGACGGAGGTTACGTTGCCGCGCAAAGCGGTAAAACCTTCGACACCATTAACCCGGCCAATGGCGAAGTGCTGGCGGTAGTTCAGGCCGCAGGCCGGGAAGACGTCGAGCGCGCCGTTGCTGCCGCGAAGAAAGGGCAGAAGATTTGGGCGGCGAAAACGCCCGTTGAGCGTGCACGCATTTTGCGCCGCGCGGTCGACATTCTGCGCGAGCGTAACGATGAGCTGGCCGAGCTGGAAACGCTCGATACCGGCAAAGCTTTCAGCGAAACCTCCAGCGTGGACATCGTTACCGGTGCAGACGTGCTCGAGTATTACGCTGGGTTGACGACGACGCTGGAAGGCCAGCAGATCCCGCTGCGGGACAGCTCGTTTGTTTACACCCGCCGGGAGCCTTTGGGCGTGGTGGCCGGCATTGGCGCGTGGAATTACCCGATTCAGATTGCGCTTTGGAAGTCCGCCCCCGCGCTGGCGGCAGGTAACGCGATGATCTTCAAACCGAGCGAAGTGACGCCGCTTACCACGCTTAAGCTGGCAGAGATCTACACCGAAGCGGGCGTGCCGGCCGGCGTCTTTAACGTTCTGCCGGGGCTTGGCGCGGAAACTGGCCAACTGCTGACGGAACATCCTGGCATCGCCAAAGTTTCCTTCACCGGCGGCGTAGTCAGCGGTAAGAAGGTGATGGCGAACGCGGCGGGCTCAACGCTGAAGCAGGTCACGATGGAACTGGGCGGCAAGTCTCCGCTGGTTATTTTCGACGACGCGGACCTCAACCGGGCGGCGGACATCGCGATGATGGCCAACTTCTACAGCTCCGGGCAGGTCTGCACCAACGGCACCCGCGTGTTTATTCCCGCCGCGCTGAAAGCCGAATTTGAGCAGAAAATTATTGAACGCGTCGGCTGTGTTCGCGCCGGTGACGTCATGGACCCGCAAACTAACTTTGGCCCGCTGGTCAGCTTCCCGCACCGTGAAAACGTCCTGCGTTACATCGAGTCCGGTCGTGAAGAGGGCGCCACGCTGCTATGCGGCGGCGACAAACTGCGCGGCGGAGATTTTGATAACGGCGCCTGGGTTGCCCCCACCGTCTTCACCGACTGCCGCGATGAAATGAAAATCGTCCGCGAAGAGATCTTCGGACCGGTGATGTCGATCCTCAGCTATGAAACAGAAGAAGAAGTGATTCGCCGCGCCAACGACACGGATTACGGCCTGGCGGCTGGCGTGGTCACCAACGACCTCACTCGGGCGCACCGCGTTATCCATCAGCTTGAAGCCGGGATTTGCTGGATCAACACCTGGGGCGAGTCGGCGGCAGAAATGCCTGTTGGCGGCTACAAGCATTCCGGCATCGGGCGTGAAAACGGCCTGATGACCCTGCAAAGCTACACGCAAGTTAAGTCAATCCAACTGGAGATGGGCACCTGGCAGTCAATCTTTTAA
- the betI gene encoding transcriptional regulator BetI yields the protein MPKKGMQPIRRRQLIDATLSAINEVGMHDATVAQIARRAGVSTGIISHYFQDKNGLLEATMRDVTTQLRDAVVGRLKALPGASAERRLCAIVDGNFDETQTHSAAMKAWLAFWASSMHQPMLYRLQQVSSRRLLSTLTAEFRRELPKQEARLAGYGLAALIDGLWLRAALSGKPFNRKAASVLTTQFINQHLAAAKT from the coding sequence ATGCCCAAAAAAGGTATGCAGCCGATACGGCGGCGGCAGCTGATTGACGCCACCCTAAGCGCAATAAATGAAGTGGGTATGCATGATGCGACGGTGGCGCAAATCGCCCGCCGGGCCGGGGTATCAACCGGTATCATCAGCCACTACTTCCAGGACAAAAACGGCCTGCTGGAAGCCACCATGCGTGATGTGACGACCCAGCTTCGCGATGCGGTCGTCGGCAGACTTAAGGCATTGCCAGGCGCTTCTGCTGAACGGCGGCTGTGCGCCATCGTTGACGGAAATTTTGACGAGACGCAGACCCACAGTGCGGCGATGAAAGCCTGGCTGGCATTTTGGGCCAGCAGCATGCACCAGCCGATGCTATATCGCTTACAGCAGGTCAGCAGCCGTCGCCTGCTTTCCACGCTCACCGCCGAGTTCAGACGCGAGCTGCCGAAGCAGGAAGCCAGGCTGGCGGGCTACGGCCTCGCTGCGCTGATAGACGGCCTTTGGCTGCGCGCGGCCTTAAGCGGCAAACCATTTAACCGCAAAGCGGCGAGCGTGCTGACCACGCAATTCATTAATCAGCATCTTGCTGCAGCGAAAACCTAA